In Aquila chrysaetos chrysaetos chromosome 10, bAquChr1.4, whole genome shotgun sequence, the following proteins share a genomic window:
- the SDF2 gene encoding stromal cell-derived factor 2, producing MGTEVAGRRVPPVLVPVLVLALGAAVRGGPGPVTCGSVVKLLNVRHNVRLHSHDVRYGSGSGQQSVTGVSAADDGNSYWRVRGRTAAVCERGTPVRCGQAIRLTHLGTGRNLHSHRFASPLSGNQEVSAFGEAGEGDYLDDWTVVCSGTYWVRDGEVRFQHASTDVFLSVTGEQYGRPIHGQKEVHGMAASSQNNYWKVMEGIFMQPSEVFKAERYHAEL from the exons ATGGGGACGGAGGTGGCGGGCCGGCGGGTACCGCCGGTTCTGGTGCCGGTTCTGGTGCTGGCGTTGGGCGCGGCGGTGCGCGGTGGTCCCGGGCCCGTCACCTGCGGCTCCGTGGTGAAGCTGCTCAACGTGCGGCACAATGTCCGCCTGCACTCGCACGACGTTCGCTACGGCTCCG GCAGCGGGCAGCAGTCGGTGACCGGGGTGTCGGCGGCGGATGACGGGAACAGCTACTGGCGGGTCCGGGGCCGTACGGCGGCTGTCTGCGAGCGGGGCACGCCGGTGCGCTGCGGGCAGGCCATCCGCCTCACCCACCTGGGCACCGGCCGCAACCTCCACAGCCACCGCTTCGCCTCCCCGCTCTCCGGAAACCAG GAGGTGAGCGCGTTCGGGGAGGCCGGTGAGGGCGACTACCTGGATGACTGGACAGTGGTGTGCAGTGGGACCTACTGGGTGCGGGACGGCGAGGTGCGCTTCCAACACGCCTCCACCGACGTCTTCCTCTCGGTGACGGGGGAGCAGTACGGGCGACCCATCCATGGGCAGAAGGAGGTGCACGGCATGGCTGCCTCCAGCCAGAATAACTACTGGAAGGTGATGGAGGGCATCTTCATGCAGCCTAGCGAGGTCTTCAAAGCAGAGCGGTACCACGCTGAGTTGTGA